Proteins encoded by one window of Ferrimicrobium sp.:
- a CDS encoding type II toxin-antitoxin system VapC family toxin has protein sequence MSTLIDTPILIDYLRGHPDASVLLERERERERLAGVLHASEITRLEILAGIRPSEEEDTRALLSTLIWHAVDADIAEEAGFLGRRWLPSHHTVDSADLAIAATAIRTGSELWTRNVRHFPMFPDLLAPY, from the coding sequence GTGAGCACACTCATCGACACGCCGATTCTGATCGACTATCTTCGCGGCCACCCAGATGCCAGCGTGCTCCTGGAACGGGAACGGGAACGGGAGCGGTTAGCGGGCGTATTGCACGCGAGCGAAATCACCCGCCTAGAGATCCTCGCTGGCATACGTCCATCCGAAGAGGAAGACACGCGTGCGCTCCTGTCGACTCTGATTTGGCACGCTGTCGACGCTGACATCGCGGAGGAGGCCGGTTTCCTCGGCCGACGTTGGCTTCCTAGTCATCACACCGTCGACAGTGCTGACCTCGCCATCGCCGCTACCGCCATCCGCACAGGCTCGGAGTTGTGGACGCGCAATGTCAGACACTTTCCGATGTTTCCCGACCTCCTAGCGCCCTACTGA
- a CDS encoding DMT family transporter: MTGMPRRWPPGFPWLASFVLLGAIWGCSFWWIKLGLGAVAPIDVTAIRLVIGAFTLLVILAITHGTLPRSIRVWVHLCVLAIFLNSIPFTLFAYGETHVSAVLAGIINSLTPLATIAMSLAIFGQRRPKPEVILGIAVGLVGVLVVTGIWDGLGHNQLLGIGACLLAVASYGIAFPYARRYLSATEYGPVSLATGQVLCGALQTLPFALVFGHLYLQRPLHIVVAAIAGLLSLGVFSTGIAYVLNFHVLESASATVASTVTYLTPFFAVVAGILFLGEPFLWREPLGGLVILVGAALAQGRLRLPEPETQSTMLSCLPRIGRPPSEPIETDETL, translated from the coding sequence ATGACTGGCATGCCTCGACGCTGGCCACCAGGCTTCCCGTGGCTAGCCTCCTTCGTCCTCTTGGGCGCAATATGGGGGTGCTCGTTCTGGTGGATCAAGCTTGGGTTGGGTGCGGTTGCCCCGATTGACGTCACCGCCATTCGCCTTGTGATTGGAGCCTTTACTCTCCTTGTCATTCTCGCGATCACCCACGGCACACTACCGCGATCCATTCGCGTGTGGGTTCACCTTTGTGTACTCGCAATCTTTCTCAACAGCATACCCTTCACGCTCTTCGCCTACGGAGAAACACACGTGTCAGCGGTGCTCGCGGGCATTATCAATTCACTGACACCCCTCGCCACGATCGCGATGAGCCTGGCAATCTTTGGCCAGAGACGGCCCAAGCCTGAGGTCATCCTAGGGATCGCAGTTGGCCTGGTTGGGGTGCTTGTCGTGACAGGCATCTGGGATGGTCTTGGCCACAACCAGCTGCTTGGGATAGGGGCCTGCCTCCTCGCTGTGGCCAGCTATGGTATTGCCTTCCCCTATGCACGGCGTTATCTAAGTGCCACCGAGTATGGCCCCGTCTCACTCGCCACCGGTCAAGTCCTCTGCGGAGCACTCCAGACGCTGCCGTTTGCCCTGGTTTTTGGGCATCTTTACCTACAACGACCTCTCCACATCGTCGTCGCGGCGATAGCTGGATTACTCAGTCTCGGGGTCTTTAGCACCGGGATCGCCTACGTTCTTAACTTTCATGTTCTAGAGTCTGCCTCAGCGACCGTCGCCAGCACGGTCACGTACCTCACGCCCTTCTTTGCTGTTGTTGCAGGGATCCTGTTCTTAGGCGAGCCGTTCCTGTGGCGAGAACCTCTTGGTGGGCTTGTCATTCTTGTTGGCGCAGCTCTTGCGCAGGGTCGTCTTCGGCTTCCAGAACCCGAGACCCAGAGCACGATGTTGTCCTGCCTCCCCCGCATCGGCCGCCCTCCTTCGGAGCCGATCGAAACCGACGAGACCTTGTGA
- a CDS encoding 4a-hydroxytetrahydrobiopterin dehydratase — protein sequence MSPVDRELLSPDQVQDGELKDWRQLNKQLRARFRTNSFAIGLAFVNKVGAAAEVMDHHPDIALTYSEVVITLSSRDVGGITNRDLRLAREISSLADELGIDSDVRGVTLVEIGLDTQLGAQLAPLYAALLRSGIRNGEPTDPSDQTPTLWWQDTGEVDEELALPPQTFEQRWHLDVWVPSDDAEDRLREVIQAGGRLVSDAGAPSYWVVEDAEGNRSCICTPLGR from the coding sequence ATGTCGCCCGTAGATCGCGAACTACTGAGCCCCGACCAAGTACAAGATGGCGAGCTGAAGGACTGGAGACAGTTGAACAAACAACTGCGGGCGCGTTTTCGCACCAATAGCTTCGCAATTGGTCTTGCGTTTGTCAATAAAGTTGGTGCGGCTGCTGAGGTCATGGATCATCATCCTGACATTGCGTTGACCTATTCTGAAGTAGTTATTACCTTGTCCTCACGCGACGTTGGCGGTATTACCAATCGCGACCTCCGCCTCGCACGAGAGATTTCGAGCTTGGCTGACGAATTGGGGATTGATTCGGATGTCCGAGGAGTTACGCTCGTGGAGATTGGCCTTGACACCCAGTTAGGAGCACAGCTCGCACCGTTGTATGCGGCACTGTTGCGGTCGGGGATTCGAAATGGCGAGCCTACTGACCCTAGCGATCAGACCCCGACACTGTGGTGGCAGGACACCGGGGAGGTTGATGAGGAGCTTGCACTACCACCTCAGACGTTCGAACAGCGTTGGCACTTGGATGTTTGGGTCCCTAGCGATGACGCGGAGGATCGCCTTCGTGAAGTGATCCAGGCAGGTGGAAGACTGGTGAGCGATGCCGGAGCACCGAGCTACTGGGTGGTGGAGGATGCCGAAGGTAATCGCTCATGTATCTGTACTCCTCTTGGGCGATAA
- a CDS encoding ribbon-helix-helix protein, CopG family — protein MRTTQISLTEQERRMLDEVAMRTGRSLSALIRDAVEQVYGSERSTEDDLVAMRRAFGAWSRDQLDGAAWVEQRRSGSRLGQHRL, from the coding sequence ATGCGGACAACACAGATCTCCCTGACCGAGCAGGAACGACGTATGCTCGACGAAGTCGCAATGCGAACTGGCCGATCGCTCTCCGCCTTGATTCGGGATGCGGTCGAGCAGGTCTACGGCTCCGAGCGCTCTACGGAGGACGATCTTGTGGCCATGCGCCGAGCATTCGGCGCCTGGAGTCGCGATCAGCTCGATGGTGCAGCATGGGTGGAACAACGACGTTCCGGCTCTCGTCTGGGACAACATAGATTGTGA